In Longimicrobium sp., a single genomic region encodes these proteins:
- a CDS encoding DNA-3-methyladenine glycosylase encodes MHDGTERSAASGSARARRSAVVEPAPLPLSFYDRPADVVAREMLGALIVSEVGGRRVAGEIMETEAYTGPDDEASHAHIRFGRTERNDPMFGRAGTAYVYLIYGMHWCINVATGAEGFPAAVLIRAARPVEGVEIARERRPGRPDHELMRGPGNLARALAIDRTQNRGMVDGPPLWFAPGTPIPDADVAAGPRIGIKRAADAPLRFWLRGSIWVSGKR; translated from the coding sequence ATGCACGACGGCACTGAACGGAGCGCCGCGTCCGGGTCCGCCCGGGCGCGGCGCTCCGCCGTTGTGGAGCCGGCGCCGCTCCCCCTCTCCTTCTACGACCGCCCCGCCGACGTCGTCGCGCGCGAGATGCTCGGCGCGCTGATCGTGTCGGAGGTGGGCGGGCGGCGCGTAGCGGGCGAGATCATGGAGACGGAGGCGTACACGGGTCCCGACGACGAAGCCTCGCACGCGCACATCCGCTTCGGGCGCACGGAGCGCAACGATCCGATGTTCGGGCGCGCCGGCACCGCGTACGTCTACCTGATCTACGGGATGCACTGGTGCATCAACGTGGCGACGGGCGCGGAAGGCTTCCCCGCCGCCGTGCTGATCCGCGCCGCGCGTCCGGTGGAGGGGGTCGAGATCGCCCGCGAGCGGCGCCCCGGCCGGCCCGACCACGAGCTGATGCGCGGTCCGGGCAATCTCGCCCGCGCCCTCGCCATCGACCGCACGCAGAACCGCGGCATGGTGGACGGTCCGCCCCTCTGGTTCGCCCCGGGCACACCTATTCCCGACGCCGACGTGGCGGCCGGCCCGCGCATCGGCATCAAGCGCGCCGCCGATGCCCCGCTGCGGTTCTGGCTGCGCGGCAGCATCTGGGTCTCTGGCAAGCGGTAA